TTTTTGTGATGATAAGCGACTACCAACAGCACACTTGATGCCTTATTATGCTCGGCATGACTCCAGTTTACAGCTTTCGAGGCAAATTGACTGGGAAGAAGCAATCAAAGCTGAAGTTTGGACACATATCATTTCCCAGAAAATACTAAACCAAAGTATCTATCTCAGTAAGTGTGGATTCATTGAAAAATCTCAATCCGTCATGAATTTGTACCATAGTTTGGAGCTCTTTGACCCTAGCAATCGTGAAGGACATTCTGCGAGGATTTACTTTAATACTTTGTTTGGAAACGATTTTAATCGAGAACTTGATAATGATATCAACGCAAGTCTAGATTATGGCTATACCCTGTTACTTAGTATGTTTGCGCGTGAGGTTGTTCTTTCTGGCTGCATGACACAATTTGGTTTAAAACACGCTAACCAATTCAATCAATTCAATCTTGCTAGCGACATCATGGAACCTTTTCGGCCTATCATAGATCAGATTGTTTACGAAAATCGAAATTATAGTTTTGTTAAAATTAAGCGTGAATTGTTTACAATTTTCTCAGATACATTTCAATATAACAATAAGGAAATGTACCTGACTAATATTGTTAGCGATTATACGAAGAAAGTGATTAAGGCGCTCAATAATAAAGGGAAAGGAGTTCCTGAATTTAGGATATGAGTTACCGGTATATGAGAATGCTATTGATGTTTGATATGCCTACAGAAACAGTTGATGAAAGAAAGGCATATCGTAAATTCCGTAAATTTTTAATCAACGAAGGGTTTATTATGCATCAATTTTCAGTCTATAGCAAGTTACTCCTGAACAATTCAGCCAGTAATGCTATGTTGGAGCGACTAAAGGCAAATAATCCCAAGAAAGGTAATATCACACTTCTGACAGTTACAGAAAAACAATTTGCTCGTATGATTTATCTCCATGGTCAGCGAGATGACTGTATAGGAAATACGGACTCTCGAATAGTCTTTTTAGGAGAGGAGATTTGATATGAAATTGAACTTTCCGTTACTAGACGAAGCTCTGACGGTCGAGAAAGCAACTATTTTTGTTGTAGAGGATACGACAGTATTTTCCCGACTGGTTAGGAATTTATATCAATATCAAGATGGAATAGAATTAAAAATTTTCGACGAACAATTTAGGTCCATTAAAGATTCTGAGCTGATGGTGGTGACAGATATTTTAGGATATGACATTAATGCTGCACCAATACTGAAGCTCATCTATGCTGATTTAGAAAATCAATTAAATGAAAAACCAGAAGTAAAATCAATTATTGAAAAATTAGCAAATTCTATTACTGAACTAATCTCTTATGAATGTCTAGAGAATGAGCTTGATTTGGAGTATGATGAGATTACGGTTTTGGAGTTGATAAAGGCGTTAGGAGTCAAAATTGAAACTATCAGTGATACGATTTTTGATAAAATTTTTGAGATTTTACAAGTTTATCAATTTTTGAATAAGAAGAAATTTCTTGTCTTTATCAATGTGTTATCTTATTTGACGGTGGATGAAATTCAGAAAACTAGGGAGTATATTGAACTTTCCAATATGGATGTTCTTTTTCTAGAACCGAGAAAAAGAAAAGATTTCCCTCAGTATGTTTTGGATAAAGACTATTTCTTACTATCGGAAAATATGGTAAAATAAGTACATATAGTACAAATATTAGAAACTATTCGAAACTGAAGTCTGGCTGAGACGAATGGCGCGATTACGAGATTTTGTGACAAAAAATAGTCTACGAGGTTTTAGAGCTGTGCTGTTTCGAATGGTTTCAAAACCTTAAGAGTTAAAGGACTAGCAGCATAAGAGTTTTAGAGCTGTGCTGTTTCGAATGGTTTCAAAACTGATAAGGTTGTTCTTGTACGATATCCTCAGTTTTAGAGCTGTGCTGTTTCGAATGGTTTCAAAACTAAGGGTATGATAGGTATGGGTACCGCCGCGTTTTAGAGCTGTGCTGTTTCGAATGGTTTCAAAACTGTGCTGAGCACAGATGTATTGCAGGGCTAGTTTTAGAGCTGTGCTGTTTCGAATGGTTTCAAAACAAAACCTGGCAAGACAAAGTCGCTAAATACGTTTTAGAGCTGTGCTGTTTCGAATGGTTTCAAAACCTTTCACACCGTAGTGTTCAAGGATTTCCGGTTTTAGAGCTGTGCTGTTTCGAATGGTTTCAAAACTGAATCAAGAGAATATTTTGAAAGCGTAGAGTTTTAGAGCTGTGCTGTTTCGAATGGTTTCAAAACTATTGTGGATTATGGCATACCCGTTTGCGGTGTTTTAGAGCTGTGCTGTTTCGAATGGTTTCAAAACCGGAAAAATAGGCGAAAATAGGCGAAAATGTTTTAGAGCTGTGCTGTTTCGAATGGTTTCAAAACTAATAAAATCGCCCCTCTGCAAGTAATGATGTTTTAGAGCTGTGCTGTTTCGAATGGTTTCAAAACTTTATCTTTTTCCCATTGTTTAACGTCCAAGTTTTAGAGCTGTGCTGTTTCGAATGGTTTCAAAACAGGTGATCCAGATTATCTTGAAGGTATTACGTTTTAGAGCTGTGCTGTTTCGAATGGTTTCAAAACCTTTACAACCCTAACCCAAAGTATAAGCCGGTTTTAGAGCTGTGCTGTTTCGAATGGTTTCAAAACGTAAATATAACTATTTACACAGTCCGATGGGTTTTAGAGCTGTGCTGTTTCGAATGGTTTCAAAACAGATGACAAGACCAAGAAGCAAAAGGCACAGTTTTAGAGCTGTGCTGTTTCGAATGGTTTCAAAACACGTATGCGCGTGTTCAGACTAATGTTCAAGTTTTAGAGCTGTGCTGTTTCGAATGGTTTCAAAACCAACCCTAAAATCAAAACTGGGGGTAACATGTTTTAGAGCTGTGCTGTTTCGAATGGTTTCAAAACTTGTTTGGGATAACGATACACGGTTTTAAAGTTTTAGAGCTGTGCTGTTTCGAATGGTTTCAAAACTGAATTGGCAGTTGCTGAAATCAATGATAAGTTTTAGAGCTGTGCTGTTTCGAATGGTTTCAAAACGTCACCATTTTCACGAATATGTCCGATATCGTTTTAGAGCTGTGCTGTTTCGAATGGTTTCAAAACAATCTATACCGCTATTTGCAAATCCGGATAGTTTTAGAGCTGTGCTGTTTCGAATGGTTTCAAAACAGCATTTTAAAGATACAGTCGTTCCGCAGAGTTTTAGAGCTGTGCTGTTTCGAATAGTTTCAAAACTTTATTTGTAGAACAAATAGCATCTCATAGGTTTTAGAGCTGTGCTGTTTCGAATAGTTTCAAAACTTTATTTGTAGAACAAATAGCATCTCATAGGTTTTAGAGCTGTGCTGTTTCGAATAGTTTCAAAACTTCTTAGTCTTAGATTCTTCGTCATCATATGTTTTAGAGCTGTGCTGTTTCGAATAGTTTCAAAACGTATAGCTATTCAGATTTTTACGATAGCCTAGAAAATACTGTCGAAATTAATTCCCCTCCATTTTCCTCCAAGATTTCTAACTCACCCTTGTCCCATCTCCCCCTCCATGCTATACTATACATAATCGTTTTACTTAAAAGGAGACAAAAATGACAAACCTAAAAGAGCAGGTTGGGATTAAGGCGGCGGAATTTGTGACGGACGGGATGATTGTTGGGCTGGGAACTGGTTCGACGGCACACTATTTCGTGCAGGAGATTGGCCGCCGGGTTGCGGAAGAGGGCTTGCAGATCACAGGCGTAACGACCTCTCATGCTACGGCAGAACATGCTGCGTCCCTTGGGATTCCCCTAAAAAATATCGACGAAGTCGAATATGTGGACTTGACGGTGGATGGAGCAGATGAGGTTGATGGAGACTTCAATGGGATTAAAGGCGGTGGCGCAGCGCTTCTCATGGAGAAGGTGGTAGCAGTCAATAGTAAGGACTGTATCTGGATTGTGGATGAGTCTAAGGTGGTTCAAACCCTAGGAGCTTTCAAGTTGCCGGTAGAAGTTGTACAGTACGGTGCGGAAAATCTTTTCCGACTATTTGAGAAAAAAGGGTATCGTCCAAGTTTCCGTATGCGTAATGGAGAAAAACATATCACGGATATGCAGAACTTTATCATTGACCTTGATTTGCGCAGAATAGAAGACACATATGCATTGGCGGAAGAATTGGATCGGACCGTCGGTGTTGTAGAACACGGTCTCTTTATTGGATTGATTTCCAAGGTAATTGTTGGTACACCAGAAGGGCCGAACATCATCGAAAAGAAATAAATTGAAAACGCTTCTCATTTTGGTACAATGAGAGGCTTTTTTATGGTATAATGAAAACACGAACGTTTAGACTCTTCAAAAATCTATCCCCTTACCTCGTAGCAGTCAGACGATAGGTACTGAAAAAGCGATAGCTGAACAGCAGGCAGTGAAGCGAGTAACAGTATTTAGTTTTGATGGTTAGGAAGTTTGATACCGAGAGCTGTGACTGTATAAGTATTGCACCCCATTAAAATGTTTAGATGTGGTAACGATAATTTCCAGTCTAGCAACTTGGTTGGACGTTGATTTTGGTTGAATCTAACTATTCAAATAAAGGAGACAATTATGCCTAAATTTAAACGTGTTCACTTGGTAGTTATGGACTCTGTCGGAATCGGCGCAGCACCAGACTCAGATAAATTTTTCAATGCGGGTGTAGCAGATACAGAATCTGATACTCTCGGTCACATTTCTGAAAAAGCTGGGCTTGAGGTGCCTAATATGACCAAGATTGGTCTTGGAAATATCCCTCGAGATACAGCGCTTGCGACAGTTCCTGCTGAAAGCCATCCAACTGGTTACGTGACCAAGTTGGAAGAAGTATCGCTCGGCAAGGATACCATGACTGGACACTGGGAAATTATGGGTCTCAATATTACTGAGCCATTTGATACATTCTGGGATGGTTTCCCTGAAGAGATTTTGACAAAAATCGAAGAATTCTCAGGTCGTAAAATCATCCGCGAAGCAAACAAGCCGTATTCAGGTACAGCTGTCATTGATGACTTTGGTCCTCGCCAAATGGAAACAGGGGAGTTGATCGTCTATACCTCCGCAGACCCTGTGCTTCAGATTGCAGCCCATGAAGACATTATTCCACTTGATGAGTTATATCGTATCTGTGAATACGCTCGTTCCATTACCCTTGAACGCCCAGCTCTTCTAGGCCGTATCATCGCCCGTCCATACGTTGGTGAGCCAGGCAATTTCTCACGAACTGCCAACCGTCACGACTATGCAGTATCACCGTTTGAAGCAACCGTACTCAACAAACTGGCAGATGCGGGTGTACCAACTTACTCAGTTGGTAAAATCAGTGATATTTTCAATGGTTCAGGTATTACAAATGATATGGGTCACACCAAGTCCAACATGCATGGTGTCGATGTGTTGATTGATACTCTGAAGTTATCAGACTTCGAGGAAGGTTTCTCCTTCACAAACTTAGTTGACTTTGATGCCGTTTATGGTCACCGTCGCAATATCGAAGGCTACCGCGATTGTTTGCAAGAGTTTGATGCACGTATTCCAGAGATTATTGACAATATGCGTGAAGATGACCTACTCTTGATTACTGCAGACCACGGCAATGATCCATCCTATGCTGGAACAGACCATACACGTGAATATGTGCCACTCTTGGCATACAGCAAGGCTTTCAAAGGTAGTGGTGTCTTGCCAGTAGGTCATTTTGCGGACATTTCAGCAACCGTTGCGGAAAACTTCGGAGTGGACACAGCCATGATTGGCGAAAGCTTCTTATCACAATTGGTTTAATGGAGAAGCTAACGGTCTATTACAATCCTGACTGTAGCAAGTGTAAAAAATTAAGAATATTGCTGTCCAGTCAGGATATGGCAGTCAAGTGGGTTAATTATCTAGAAAATCCACTGACAGCAGAGGAATTGACAGCTCTCTTGGAAAAAATGGGCAGTCAACCTTCAGCAGTCATTCGGTTGACGGAAGAAGAGCGAGCAGGATTTTCAGAAGAAGAAATCTTCCAACGTTTAGTGGAAGAGCCTGCTCTTCTCAATCGCCCCATTATCGAGCGAGAGCAGACAGCCTTCCTCTGTCGTCCGCTTGAAATCATTAAAGAAAAAATGCCAGAATATGACTGGTCGGATTATTTATAAAAGGAGAAAATATGAGTTTACTTGCAAAAATCAATGAAACAAAAGCTTTCTTAGAAGAAAAAGGTTTGGTCAAGCCAGAATTTGGTTTGATCTTGGGCTCAGGTTTGGGTGAATTGGCTCAAGAAGTTGAAAATGCTATTGTGATCGACTATGCGGACATTCCAAACTGGGGCAAGTCAACGGTTGTGGGCCACGCTGGTAAGTTGGTATACGGAGATTTGGCAGGCCGTAAGGTCTTAGCTCTTCAAGGTCGTTTCCATTTCTACGAAGGCAATCCGATGGAAGTTGTGACCTTCCCAGTCCGTGTTATGAAAGCCCTTGGTTGTGAAGGCGTGATTGTAACCAATGCTGCAGGTGGTATCGGCTACGGTCCAGGTACCCTTATGGCCATTACAGACCACATCAACATGACTGGCCAAAATCCATTGATTGGTGAAAACTTGGAAGAATTTGGTCCACGTTTCCCAGATATGTCAAATGCTTACACTAAAGAATACCGTGAAAAAGCCCATGCCATTGCGGAAAAATTGGGTATCAAGTTGGACGATGGTGTCTATCTCGGTGTGACAGGTCCTACCTATGAAACACCTGCTGAAATCTTGGCCTTCAAGACTATGGGTGCCCATGCAGTCGGTATGTCAACTGTGCCAGAAGTTATCGTGGCAGCTCACTCAGGTATGAAAGTCTTGGGTATTTCTGCTATCACAAACTTTGCGGCTGGTTTCCAATCTGAACTCAATCACGAAGAAGTTGTAGAAGTAACCGAGCAAATCAAGGGCAACTTCAAAGGCTTGGTCAAAGCTATCTTGGCTGAGTTGTAGGCATTCGAAAATAGAACAAAGAGGTACATTACATGTCTATCCATATTTCCGCAAAACCAGGCGAAATTGCTGATAAGATTTTGCTTCCTGGTGATCCACTCCGTGCTAAATTTATCGCTGAAAACTTCCTTGAAGATGCAGTTTGCTTCAACGAAGTTCGCAATATGTTCGGCTACACAGGGACCTACAAGGGTCATCGTGTCTCTGTCATGGGAACAGGTATGGGGATGCCATCCATCTCTATCTATGCCCA
This region of Streptococcus suis genomic DNA includes:
- the csn2 gene encoding type II-A CRISPR-associated protein Csn2, whose product is MKLNFPLLDEALTVEKATIFVVEDTTVFSRLVRNLYQYQDGIELKIFDEQFRSIKDSELMVVTDILGYDINAAPILKLIYADLENQLNEKPEVKSIIEKLANSITELISYECLENELDLEYDEITVLELIKALGVKIETISDTIFDKIFEILQVYQFLNKKKFLVFINVLSYLTVDEIQKTREYIELSNMDVLFLEPRKRKDFPQYVLDKDYFLLSENMVK
- the rpiA gene encoding ribose-5-phosphate isomerase RpiA encodes the protein MTNLKEQVGIKAAEFVTDGMIVGLGTGSTAHYFVQEIGRRVAEEGLQITGVTTSHATAEHAASLGIPLKNIDEVEYVDLTVDGADEVDGDFNGIKGGGAALLMEKVVAVNSKDCIWIVDESKVVQTLGAFKLPVEVVQYGAENLFRLFEKKGYRPSFRMRNGEKHITDMQNFIIDLDLRRIEDTYALAEELDRTVGVVEHGLFIGLISKVIVGTPEGPNIIEKK
- the cas2 gene encoding CRISPR-associated endonuclease Cas2; the encoded protein is MSYRYMRMLLMFDMPTETVDERKAYRKFRKFLINEGFIMHQFSVYSKLLLNNSASNAMLERLKANNPKKGNITLLTVTEKQFARMIYLHGQRDDCIGNTDSRIVFLGEEI
- a CDS encoding purine-nucleoside phosphorylase, with the translated sequence MSLLAKINETKAFLEEKGLVKPEFGLILGSGLGELAQEVENAIVIDYADIPNWGKSTVVGHAGKLVYGDLAGRKVLALQGRFHFYEGNPMEVVTFPVRVMKALGCEGVIVTNAAGGIGYGPGTLMAITDHINMTGQNPLIGENLEEFGPRFPDMSNAYTKEYREKAHAIAEKLGIKLDDGVYLGVTGPTYETPAEILAFKTMGAHAVGMSTVPEVIVAAHSGMKVLGISAITNFAAGFQSELNHEEVVEVTEQIKGNFKGLVKAILAEL
- the cas1 gene encoding type II CRISPR-associated endonuclease Cas1 — translated: MGWRTVIVNTHSKLSYKNNHLIFKDATRTEMIHLSEVDILLLETTDIVLSTMLIKRLVDENILVIFCDDKRLPTAHLMPYYARHDSSLQLSRQIDWEEAIKAEVWTHIISQKILNQSIYLSKCGFIEKSQSVMNLYHSLELFDPSNREGHSARIYFNTLFGNDFNRELDNDINASLDYGYTLLLSMFAREVVLSGCMTQFGLKHANQFNQFNLASDIMEPFRPIIDQIVYENRNYSFVKIKRELFTIFSDTFQYNNKEMYLTNIVSDYTKKVIKALNNKGKGVPEFRI
- a CDS encoding phosphopentomutase; this encodes MPKFKRVHLVVMDSVGIGAAPDSDKFFNAGVADTESDTLGHISEKAGLEVPNMTKIGLGNIPRDTALATVPAESHPTGYVTKLEEVSLGKDTMTGHWEIMGLNITEPFDTFWDGFPEEILTKIEEFSGRKIIREANKPYSGTAVIDDFGPRQMETGELIVYTSADPVLQIAAHEDIIPLDELYRICEYARSITLERPALLGRIIARPYVGEPGNFSRTANRHDYAVSPFEATVLNKLADAGVPTYSVGKISDIFNGSGITNDMGHTKSNMHGVDVLIDTLKLSDFEEGFSFTNLVDFDAVYGHRRNIEGYRDCLQEFDARIPEIIDNMREDDLLLITADHGNDPSYAGTDHTREYVPLLAYSKAFKGSGVLPVGHFADISATVAENFGVDTAMIGESFLSQLV
- a CDS encoding arsenate reductase family protein, with the translated sequence MEKLTVYYNPDCSKCKKLRILLSSQDMAVKWVNYLENPLTAEELTALLEKMGSQPSAVIRLTEEERAGFSEEEIFQRLVEEPALLNRPIIEREQTAFLCRPLEIIKEKMPEYDWSDYL